The following proteins come from a genomic window of Candidatus Zixiibacteriota bacterium:
- a CDS encoding pitrilysin family protein, with protein MQEFVLDNGLKVLLLEDRKSPAVTFQVWYRVGSRNEKDGKSGLSHFLEHMLFKGTAKVGPEEYSRIIAKNGGRSNAFTTQDVTVYFATMSREKIGVEIELEADRMANASLSAEFFEPEKKVIQEERRLRTEDQPVSALAETTGAVAYLVHPYRRPVVGWMEDIVRLSRQDLVDYYRLYYVPNNAFIVMVGDFEIAEVLPKIKAAFGAIQRGPQPPKVEVVEPPQRGERRVILKRPAELPFILIYYHAPNLKNPDSFALEVLTYILAGGRSSRLYRELVYEKRLARSIDADYSSVSVDPPVLSITAQLMPGRDVAAVEREIDALIDRVKTEGVTERELEKAKNQIEAGFVFAQDSVFGQALKIGYYEAVGDWRLMNNYLDGIRKVSRDDVVRVARQYLDRDRRTVGILVPTSENVQ; from the coding sequence GTGCAAGAGTTCGTGCTCGACAACGGGCTCAAGGTTCTCCTGCTCGAGGACCGCAAGAGCCCGGCGGTGACCTTTCAGGTCTGGTACCGGGTGGGCTCGCGCAACGAAAAGGACGGCAAGAGCGGGCTCTCGCACTTTCTCGAGCACATGCTCTTCAAGGGGACGGCCAAGGTCGGGCCCGAGGAGTACTCGCGCATCATAGCGAAGAACGGGGGGCGCTCGAACGCCTTTACCACCCAGGACGTCACGGTCTATTTCGCCACCATGAGCCGCGAGAAGATCGGGGTCGAGATCGAGCTGGAGGCGGACCGGATGGCCAACGCGTCGCTGAGCGCGGAGTTCTTCGAGCCGGAAAAGAAGGTCATCCAGGAAGAGCGCCGGCTGCGGACCGAGGACCAGCCGGTCTCGGCGCTCGCGGAGACGACCGGCGCGGTGGCCTATCTGGTTCATCCCTACCGCCGGCCCGTCGTGGGCTGGATGGAAGACATCGTCCGCTTGAGCCGGCAGGATCTCGTCGATTACTACAGGCTCTATTACGTGCCGAACAACGCCTTCATCGTCATGGTGGGAGACTTCGAGATCGCCGAGGTCCTGCCGAAGATCAAGGCCGCGTTCGGCGCGATCCAGCGAGGCCCTCAGCCACCGAAGGTCGAGGTGGTCGAGCCGCCGCAGCGCGGCGAGCGGCGCGTGATCCTGAAAAGGCCCGCCGAGCTGCCGTTCATTCTGATCTACTACCACGCGCCTAACCTGAAGAACCCGGACAGCTTCGCGCTGGAGGTGCTGACCTACATCCTGGCGGGAGGGCGCAGCTCCCGCCTCTACCGCGAGCTGGTGTACGAGAAGCGCCTGGCGCGCAGCATCGACGCGGACTACAGCAGTGTCTCGGTCGATCCGCCGGTCCTTTCCATAACGGCGCAGCTGATGCCCGGCCGGGACGTCGCGGCGGTGGAGCGGGAGATCGACGCCCTGATCGACCGGGTGAAAACCGAGGGCGTGACCGAGCGCGAGCTCGAAAAGGCCAAGAACCAGATCGAGGCCGGGTTCGTCTTCGCGCAAGATTCGGTCTTCGGCCAGGCGCTCAAGATCGGCTACTACGAAGCGGTCGGCGACTGGCGGCTGATGAACAATTATCTCGACGGGATCCGCAAGGTAAGTCGGGACGACGTCGTCCGGGTCGCCCGACAGTACCTGGACCGCGACCGCCGCACCGTAGGGATCCTCGTGCCGACATCGGAAAACGTGCAGTGA
- a CDS encoding pitrilysin family protein, with translation MKPFLWLSTVALLECLAVTSSSAGLAPKRSVLDNGLVLVTSERRALPMVAIELLIAAGSRYDPRDREGAANLVARLLTYGTRERSALQINETLDFIGASLSTSCAEDLVTVSLTILKKDLDTGLKLLSEILTESVFPPEEVDRQKQSVAALIRAKEENPGDVAQRKFQETLYPDSRLGKPVEGTEVSLRAIGRDDLLDFFHRYYRPNRTIVAVVGDISHAEMERAVAAAFRSWREGEPPAGPLTPAVPEAARTVRVDKELTQANIILGHEGIGRENPDYYAVQVMNYILGGGGFSSRAVEAIRNQRGLAYSVYSYFGAEKGRGTFEFVMQTRNETAREAIRLAREEIRRIREQPVGEEELSDAKQYLIGSFPLRLDTNRRMASFLAQVEYFGLGLDYPERYPEYIRRVSREDVLRVAQKYLHPDKLITVIVGDAKKIGDSG, from the coding sequence GTGAAACCGTTTCTATGGCTTTCCACAGTCGCGCTGCTTGAGTGTCTTGCCGTGACCTCTTCGTCCGCCGGACTGGCTCCCAAACGATCGGTGCTGGACAACGGCCTGGTGCTCGTGACCTCGGAGCGAAGGGCGCTGCCGATGGTCGCCATCGAGCTGCTGATCGCCGCGGGCTCCCGCTACGACCCGCGCGACCGCGAGGGCGCGGCCAACCTGGTCGCTCGCCTGCTCACGTACGGGACCAGGGAGCGCTCGGCGCTGCAGATCAACGAGACGCTGGACTTCATCGGCGCGAGCCTGTCCACCTCGTGCGCCGAGGACCTGGTAACGGTAAGCCTGACGATTCTCAAAAAAGATCTGGACACCGGCCTCAAGCTGCTCTCGGAGATCCTCACCGAGTCGGTCTTCCCGCCGGAAGAGGTCGATCGGCAGAAGCAGTCGGTCGCGGCGCTCATCAGGGCCAAGGAGGAAAATCCCGGGGACGTCGCGCAGAGGAAATTCCAGGAGACGCTCTATCCCGACAGCCGGCTGGGCAAGCCGGTGGAGGGCACCGAAGTTTCCCTCCGGGCGATCGGCCGGGACGATCTGCTGGACTTCTTCCACCGGTATTACCGGCCCAACCGGACCATCGTCGCGGTCGTCGGCGACATCTCCCATGCCGAGATGGAGCGAGCCGTTGCGGCGGCGTTTCGTTCCTGGCGCGAAGGGGAGCCTCCCGCGGGCCCGCTCACTCCGGCGGTTCCCGAGGCGGCGCGGACGGTGCGCGTCGACAAGGAGCTGACGCAGGCCAACATCATTCTGGGCCACGAAGGCATCGGCCGCGAAAATCCCGACTACTACGCCGTTCAGGTCATGAACTACATTCTCGGCGGAGGCGGCTTTTCCTCGCGCGCCGTGGAGGCGATCCGCAACCAGCGGGGGCTCGCCTATTCGGTGTACAGCTATTTCGGCGCCGAGAAAGGCCGCGGCACGTTCGAGTTCGTGATGCAGACCCGGAACGAGACCGCGCGCGAGGCGATCCGGCTCGCGCGCGAGGAGATCCGGCGGATCCGGGAGCAGCCGGTCGGGGAAGAGGAGCTGAGCGACGCCAAACAATACCTGATCGGAAGCTTCCCGCTGCGGCTCGACACCAATCGCAGGATGGCAAGCTTTCTGGCCCAGGTGGAGTACTTCGGGCTCGGCCTGGACTATCCGGAGCGGTATCCGGAATACATCCGCCGGGTGAGCCGCGAGGACGTGCTGCGAGTGGCGCAAAAATACCTGCACCCGGACAAGCTCATTACGGTCATCGTCGGCGACGCGAAGAAGATCGGCGACAGCGGGTGA
- a CDS encoding response regulator — protein MKKVLIVEDHADMRELLAWQIELMGFQPISAKHGREGLEKAIAEKPQLVLMDIMMPGMDGWETARALRSHPETKDIPILAATALFRDTDLKSCVDAGCNSYIVKPFTFQELQGKVRELLPSGQ, from the coding sequence ATGAAGAAAGTTCTCATCGTGGAAGACCACGCCGACATGCGCGAGCTGCTGGCGTGGCAGATCGAGCTGATGGGCTTTCAGCCGATCTCGGCGAAGCACGGCCGCGAGGGGCTCGAGAAGGCGATTGCGGAAAAGCCGCAGCTGGTGCTCATGGACATCATGATGCCGGGAATGGACGGCTGGGAGACCGCGCGCGCGTTGCGCTCGCATCCGGAGACCAAGGACATCCCCATCCTGGCCGCCACGGCGCTGTTCCGCGACACCGATCTCAAGAGCTGCGTGGACGCCGGCTGCAACAGCTACATCGTCAAACCGTTCACTTTTCAGGAACTCCAGGGTAAGGTCCGGGAATTGCTGCCTTCCGGTCAGTGA
- a CDS encoding CCA tRNA nucleotidyltransferase, producing MPQKDQAVAIVKRLREHGYQSYLAGGCVRDFLLGREPQDYDVTTDARPEEVRRLFDRTVPVGAQFGVVLVIVDGEGYEVATFRFDGPYLDGRRPSEVRYGTLEEDIRRRDFTINGMVYDPLADKIIDLVGGVEDLRRRRVRAIGDPAARFEEDRLRMIRAVRFAAALGFEIEPDTLAAIRKLAGGITTISWERIGDEVTRILTEGGARRGFELLDETGLLRPILPEIEALKGVEQSPDYHPEGDVFTHTLLMLGHLENPSETLAYGCLLHDIGKPACQRREGERITFYGHAELGAEMAEAVLKRLKRGRAAWERVAFLVRNHLRHTQAPNMRLSTLKRFLRQEGIEELLELTRIDALAGNGDLRYYRFCKEKLAEFKEEEIRPAPLLRGADLIEMGFEPGPLFSEILGQVEERQLSGELATREAAVDWVRRHYKREVQG from the coding sequence ATGCCCCAGAAGGACCAGGCGGTTGCGATCGTCAAGCGGTTGCGCGAGCACGGATACCAGAGCTATCTCGCGGGCGGCTGCGTGCGCGATTTCCTGCTGGGCAGGGAGCCGCAGGATTACGACGTGACGACGGACGCCAGACCCGAAGAGGTCCGGCGGCTGTTCGACCGGACCGTTCCCGTCGGGGCGCAGTTCGGTGTTGTGCTGGTGATCGTCGATGGCGAGGGGTACGAAGTCGCCACCTTCCGCTTCGACGGTCCGTATCTCGACGGCCGCAGACCGAGCGAGGTGCGCTATGGCACGCTCGAAGAGGACATCCGGCGCCGAGACTTCACCATCAACGGGATGGTTTACGACCCGCTGGCCGACAAGATCATCGATCTGGTGGGAGGCGTCGAGGACCTCAGGAGACGCCGGGTGCGCGCGATCGGGGATCCCGCCGCCCGGTTCGAGGAAGATCGCCTGCGCATGATCCGGGCAGTCCGCTTCGCCGCAGCGCTCGGCTTCGAGATCGAGCCCGACACGCTCGCCGCCATCCGGAAGCTGGCCGGCGGGATCACGACGATTTCCTGGGAGCGGATCGGCGACGAGGTCACGCGCATCCTCACGGAAGGGGGAGCGCGGCGCGGGTTCGAGTTGCTCGACGAGACGGGGCTGCTCCGGCCGATCCTACCGGAGATCGAGGCGTTGAAAGGCGTGGAGCAGAGCCCCGATTATCACCCGGAAGGGGACGTCTTCACGCACACGCTGCTGATGCTCGGCCATCTCGAGAACCCGTCCGAGACGCTGGCCTACGGCTGCCTGCTGCACGATATCGGCAAGCCGGCCTGCCAGCGCCGCGAAGGGGAACGGATCACGTTCTACGGCCACGCGGAGCTCGGCGCCGAGATGGCGGAAGCCGTCTTGAAGCGGCTGAAGCGAGGGCGGGCCGCATGGGAGCGGGTCGCTTTTCTGGTGCGCAACCATCTGCGCCACACGCAGGCGCCCAACATGCGCCTGAGCACGCTCAAGCGTTTCCTGCGCCAGGAGGGCATCGAAGAGCTGCTGGAGCTCACCCGGATCGACGCGCTGGCGGGGAACGGCGACCTGCGATACTACCGGTTCTGCAAGGAAAAGCTCGCGGAGTTCAAAGAGGAGGAGATCCGTCCGGCGCCGCTTCTGCGGGGGGCGGACTTGATCGAGATGGGATTCGAACCGGGACCGCTTTTCAGCGAGATCCTCGGGCAGGTCGAAGAGAGGCAGCTCTCGGGCGAGCTTGCCACCCGCGAAGCGGCGGTCGACTGGGTGCGGCGACACTACAAGCGTGAGGTCCAAGGATGA
- a CDS encoding xanthine dehydrogenase family protein molybdopterin-binding subunit: protein MKKAGAYNIVGRAQPRIDGEEKTTGRALYTVDVALPGMAHARVLRSPYAHARLLRVDASKAERLPGVYAVITREDQRHLGMFGAAYKDQTIVAVDKVRYAGDPVAAVAAADEEIAEEALDLIEVDYEELPAVTSIEEALAPGAPLVHDTASSGGELMGQRYEAPKEFAGTNLCYRFSYSKGDVEKGFSQSDYVFDHTFTFPRVQHFSMEPHATVAHVEGDRITLWTGTQEPFTLREHLAEIFHLPLNRIRIIVPYVGGGYGGKLAVKTEPLAAALSWKARRPVRLVHTIEESFKTVTRHPSRVRIKTGVTRDGRLVARQCVIHMNTGAYADAGPRVTQKAGYRCFGPYRLPHMKTDAYTVYSNTVPAGAYRGFGTLQVTWAYESQMDIIAEALGLDPLEFRLKNLLRKGELYTPGDTPVDCDLRAGLLRAAEEIGWRERAKPRRGKGLAVCMKDGGGTYKISSAAVKLNADGSVVLLTGTVEIGQGARTALSQIVAEELGLPFDRITVAQLDTDVTPYDVNTNASSSTVVMGLAVQRAAQDLKRQLIRHGAKLLGVRPDRLSLRDGAVHAGKGKSVSFARIMQHVFLSKGGELIGRGAYQDIKSTKAALGSPTTFWEISWGAAEVEVDPETGVIRLVKYISLSDVGQAIHPVLCEGQDEGAVVNAIGHSLFEEMVYRDGQLLNPNLIDYRIPTFAHLPDRLETVLIESHNGPGPFGAKGMGEGGLLPVAAAIANAVYRAAGVRLFDLPLSPEKVWRALRQQGGAVGVRPDEAAIRRRKAERPGPREKER, encoded by the coding sequence ATGAAGAAAGCGGGGGCATACAACATTGTCGGCAGAGCGCAGCCGCGCATCGACGGCGAGGAGAAGACGACAGGCCGGGCGCTCTACACGGTGGACGTGGCGCTGCCGGGGATGGCCCACGCCAGGGTCCTGCGGAGCCCCTATGCGCACGCCCGGCTGCTTCGTGTCGACGCCAGCAAGGCGGAGCGACTGCCGGGCGTCTACGCCGTGATCACCCGCGAGGACCAGCGGCACCTCGGGATGTTCGGAGCCGCTTACAAGGACCAGACGATCGTGGCCGTCGACAAGGTGCGGTACGCGGGCGATCCGGTCGCCGCCGTGGCCGCCGCGGACGAGGAGATCGCCGAAGAGGCGCTCGATCTGATCGAGGTGGACTACGAGGAGCTTCCCGCGGTCACCTCGATCGAAGAGGCGCTGGCGCCGGGCGCTCCCCTGGTGCACGATACGGCTTCCTCCGGCGGCGAGCTGATGGGCCAGCGCTACGAGGCGCCGAAGGAGTTCGCGGGGACCAACCTCTGCTACCGCTTCAGCTACTCCAAAGGAGACGTGGAGAAAGGATTCTCCCAGTCGGATTACGTTTTCGACCACACCTTCACCTTCCCGCGCGTGCAGCATTTCTCCATGGAGCCGCACGCGACGGTGGCGCACGTCGAAGGGGATCGCATCACGCTCTGGACCGGGACGCAGGAGCCCTTTACCCTCCGCGAGCACCTCGCCGAGATCTTCCATTTGCCGCTGAACCGCATCCGGATCATCGTTCCGTACGTCGGCGGCGGATACGGCGGCAAGCTTGCGGTCAAGACCGAGCCTCTGGCCGCCGCGCTTTCCTGGAAGGCGCGCCGCCCGGTCCGGCTCGTGCACACGATCGAAGAGAGCTTCAAGACGGTGACCCGCCATCCTTCCCGCGTGCGGATCAAGACCGGCGTGACCCGGGACGGCAGGCTCGTCGCGCGCCAGTGCGTTATCCACATGAACACCGGCGCCTACGCGGACGCCGGCCCCCGGGTCACGCAAAAGGCGGGCTACCGCTGCTTCGGACCGTACCGGCTGCCTCACATGAAGACCGACGCCTACACCGTGTACAGCAACACGGTTCCGGCCGGAGCCTACCGCGGGTTCGGAACCTTGCAGGTCACGTGGGCCTACGAGTCGCAGATGGACATCATCGCCGAAGCGCTCGGCCTGGACCCGCTCGAGTTTCGCCTGAAGAACCTGCTCAGGAAGGGGGAGCTGTATACGCCGGGGGACACGCCCGTGGACTGCGATCTCAGGGCGGGCCTGCTGCGGGCCGCCGAGGAGATCGGCTGGCGGGAAAGGGCGAAGCCGCGTCGCGGCAAGGGGCTGGCGGTATGCATGAAAGACGGGGGCGGTACGTACAAGATCTCGTCGGCCGCGGTCAAGCTGAACGCCGACGGAAGCGTGGTGCTGCTCACCGGCACGGTGGAGATCGGCCAGGGAGCGAGAACCGCGCTCAGCCAGATCGTGGCCGAAGAGCTGGGGCTGCCGTTCGACCGGATCACCGTGGCGCAGCTCGATACCGACGTCACGCCTTACGACGTCAACACCAACGCCAGCAGCTCCACGGTGGTCATGGGGCTCGCCGTTCAACGGGCGGCTCAGGACCTCAAGCGGCAGCTCATCCGTCACGGGGCGAAGCTCCTCGGGGTCCGGCCGGATCGGCTGTCGCTGCGCGACGGCGCGGTGCACGCGGGCAAGGGAAAGTCCGTTTCCTTCGCGCGGATCATGCAGCACGTTTTTCTCTCCAAAGGCGGCGAGCTGATCGGGCGGGGCGCCTATCAGGACATCAAGAGCACCAAGGCGGCGCTGGGCTCGCCGACGACCTTCTGGGAGATCAGCTGGGGAGCCGCCGAAGTCGAGGTCGATCCGGAAACCGGGGTCATCCGGCTGGTGAAATACATTTCGCTGTCCGACGTCGGGCAGGCGATCCATCCGGTGTTGTGCGAGGGGCAGGACGAAGGGGCGGTGGTGAACGCTATCGGCCACAGCCTGTTCGAGGAAATGGTCTATCGGGACGGCCAGCTCTTGAATCCCAACCTGATCGACTACCGGATCCCGACCTTCGCCCATCTGCCCGACCGACTGGAGACGGTTCTGATCGAAAGCCACAACGGGCCCGGTCCGTTTGGCGCCAAAGGGATGGGGGAAGGTGGGCTATTGCCGGTTGCGGCGGCGATCGCAAACGCCGTTTACCGGGCCGCAGGAGTCAGGCTCTTCGATCTGCCCCTCTCGCCCGAAAAGGTGTGGCGCGCCCTGCGGCAACAGGGGGGTGCCGTCGGCGTCCGGCCGGATGAAGCGGCTATCCGGCGCCGAAAAGCTGAAAGACCAGGCCCTCGGGAAAAGGAACGTTGA
- a CDS encoding tripartite tricarboxylate transporter permease, translating to MEFVQALISGLIQCFNWSTLSLMLIGIAIGFVVGILPGLGGPTAMALMLPFIFKMSAVEAFAFLLGMTAVTATTGDITSVLFGVPGEPTTASTIVDGHTMAKNGEAGRALGAVLMSSLVGAIFAAVALAVAVPVIRPLVLSFGSPEFFMLALLGITFVASLSGEDVLKGIIAGGIGLMLATIGLDPISGIQRYTFGQLFLWDGIGLVPITIGFYAIPETIELAVLGTSIAKQEVGKLGGVMEGVRDTFRHWWLVIRCSALGTFTAIIPGMGAATTQWLAYAHAVQSSPNKERFGKGAVEGVLGPGAANNSTLGGSLITTIAFGVPASVVMAILLGAFIIQGIVPGPDMLLPPPKGKLDLTFSFVWVIILSNIVTVAVCFVFLNPLAKVTQVRGGIIIPVILVLIYLGAFAEKNAFPDMIVVLFFGALGWIMEKLEWPRPPVLLGLVLGPLAENRLFLSTDNYGLAWTTRPGVIAIFLLTLAGIFFPILKGRSEERAKRSERPEGGATIRTATPHRFHFGAPALFSLVVVVTLAAALWQSRNFGLRAGLFPWVVGTPTLLLALGQLVKDMFARDKKPAAAAVEVPPEIARRRTLNILGWTLAFFLAIWFLGFSYAVPLMMLLYLKFPGREGWPITLAVTACTWLFFWGLFERALNVPFPEGLVFQLFGAG from the coding sequence ATGGAATTCGTCCAAGCGCTCATCTCCGGGCTGATCCAGTGCTTCAACTGGTCCACCCTTTCGCTGATGCTGATCGGCATCGCGATCGGGTTCGTCGTCGGCATTCTCCCCGGGCTCGGCGGGCCGACGGCGATGGCGCTCATGCTTCCGTTCATCTTCAAGATGTCGGCGGTGGAGGCGTTCGCGTTCCTGTTGGGGATGACCGCCGTCACCGCGACAACCGGCGACATCACGTCGGTTCTGTTCGGCGTCCCGGGGGAGCCGACCACGGCGTCCACCATCGTCGACGGCCATACGATGGCCAAGAACGGCGAAGCGGGGCGCGCGCTGGGGGCGGTGCTCATGAGCTCGCTCGTCGGCGCCATTTTCGCCGCGGTCGCGCTCGCGGTCGCCGTGCCCGTCATCCGCCCGCTCGTCCTTTCCTTCGGCTCCCCGGAATTCTTCATGCTCGCCCTGCTCGGCATCACGTTCGTCGCCTCGCTCAGCGGCGAGGACGTGCTCAAGGGCATCATCGCCGGCGGCATCGGACTGATGCTCGCAACCATCGGCCTGGACCCGATCTCGGGGATCCAGCGCTACACCTTCGGCCAGCTGTTCCTCTGGGACGGCATCGGGCTCGTTCCCATCACGATCGGTTTTTACGCCATTCCGGAGACGATCGAGCTGGCGGTGCTGGGCACCAGCATCGCCAAGCAGGAGGTGGGCAAGCTGGGCGGCGTGATGGAGGGGGTCCGAGACACGTTCCGCCACTGGTGGCTCGTCATCCGCTGCAGCGCTCTCGGGACCTTCACCGCAATCATCCCGGGAATGGGGGCGGCGACCACGCAGTGGCTGGCTTACGCTCACGCGGTGCAGAGCTCGCCCAACAAGGAGCGTTTCGGCAAGGGCGCCGTCGAGGGAGTGCTCGGCCCCGGCGCGGCCAACAACTCGACGCTGGGAGGAAGCCTCATAACGACGATCGCCTTCGGGGTGCCGGCGAGCGTGGTCATGGCGATCCTGCTCGGGGCTTTCATCATTCAGGGAATCGTTCCTGGGCCGGACATGCTTCTGCCTCCTCCCAAAGGCAAGCTCGACCTCACCTTTTCGTTCGTCTGGGTCATCATTCTGTCGAACATCGTCACGGTGGCGGTCTGTTTCGTGTTCCTCAACCCGCTGGCGAAAGTAACTCAGGTGCGCGGCGGGATCATCATTCCCGTCATCCTGGTGCTGATCTACTTGGGGGCGTTCGCGGAGAAGAACGCCTTCCCGGACATGATCGTGGTGCTGTTTTTCGGCGCGCTCGGCTGGATCATGGAAAAGCTGGAATGGCCGCGGCCGCCCGTCCTGCTCGGCCTCGTGCTCGGGCCTCTCGCCGAGAACCGGCTCTTTCTTTCCACCGATAATTACGGCCTTGCCTGGACCACGCGCCCCGGGGTGATCGCGATCTTCCTTCTGACCCTGGCCGGCATCTTCTTTCCGATCCTCAAGGGACGAAGCGAAGAAAGGGCGAAGCGAAGCGAGCGGCCGGAAGGCGGTGCGACGATCCGCACCGCAACGCCCCATCGCTTCCATTTCGGCGCGCCAGCGCTCTTCAGCCTGGTGGTGGTCGTCACGCTGGCAGCGGCGCTGTGGCAAAGCCGCAACTTCGGCTTGCGCGCCGGCCTGTTTCCGTGGGTCGTCGGCACCCCGACGTTGCTTCTCGCGCTCGGCCAGCTTGTAAAGGACATGTTCGCCCGGGACAAAAAACCGGCTGCGGCGGCCGTGGAGGTTCCACCGGAGATCGCCCGGCGACGGACGCTCAACATTCTCGGCTGGACGCTCGCCTTTTTTCTCGCGATCTGGTTTCTGGGTTTTTCCTACGCGGTGCCGTTGATGATGCTGCTCTACCTCAAGTTTCCGGGCCGAGAGGGATGGCCGATAACGCTCGCGGTAACGGCGTGCACCTGGCTTTTCTTCTGGGGGCTGTTCGAGCGCGCGCTCAACGTTCCTTTTCCCGAGGGCCTGGTCTTTCAGCTTTTCGGCGCCGGATAG
- a CDS encoding tripartite tricarboxylate transporter substrate-binding protein: MDRKATRRWLAVVLLLALHGSAAAQDFYKGKTIRIVVGFSAGGGFDTYARAIARHMGKHIPGHPAVVVENMTGAGSLIAANHIFKVAKPDGLTIGHFIGGLFLGQVLGQKGIEFDARKFEFIGAPVTDHVVCALTKASGITSVEKWMASKTPIKMGGIAPGTSTPDNATRILKYALGLPIQLVSGYKGTADIRLAAEAGEIAGGCWGWDSVSVTWRKGLDSGEVVVVLQANRKTHPDLPKVPQAIKLAKTEEGRKLIEVGIHGDSEIVRTYTLPPGTPKDRVLLLRKAFEATLKDPEFVADAKKSKLNMDPVSAEDIEKDIAGLFKLDAATVAKLKEILYN, translated from the coding sequence ATGGATCGAAAGGCAACTCGACGGTGGCTGGCGGTGGTTTTACTGCTCGCTCTGCACGGATCCGCCGCCGCGCAGGATTTCTACAAGGGCAAAACGATTCGCATCGTGGTCGGCTTCTCGGCCGGCGGCGGCTTCGATACCTATGCGCGCGCGATCGCGCGCCACATGGGCAAGCACATTCCCGGGCACCCCGCGGTCGTGGTCGAGAACATGACCGGCGCCGGGAGCTTGATCGCCGCGAATCACATTTTCAAGGTCGCCAAGCCCGACGGCCTCACGATCGGCCACTTCATCGGGGGGCTGTTCCTGGGGCAGGTCCTGGGTCAGAAAGGCATCGAGTTCGACGCGCGCAAGTTCGAGTTCATCGGCGCGCCGGTCACGGACCACGTGGTCTGCGCCCTCACCAAGGCAAGCGGCATCACCAGCGTCGAGAAATGGATGGCCTCGAAGACCCCGATCAAGATGGGCGGCATCGCGCCCGGCACCTCGACGCCGGACAACGCCACGCGCATCCTGAAGTACGCTCTGGGGCTGCCGATCCAGCTCGTGAGCGGCTACAAGGGGACCGCGGACATCCGTTTGGCGGCGGAAGCCGGCGAGATCGCGGGCGGCTGCTGGGGATGGGATTCCGTGAGCGTTACCTGGCGCAAGGGACTCGACAGCGGCGAGGTGGTAGTGGTCCTGCAGGCGAACCGCAAGACCCACCCCGACCTGCCCAAGGTGCCGCAGGCCATCAAGCTCGCCAAGACCGAGGAAGGCCGCAAGCTGATCGAGGTCGGCATTCACGGCGACAGCGAGATTGTGCGCACCTACACGCTGCCGCCGGGAACACCGAAGGACCGCGTCCTGCTGCTCCGTAAAGCCTTCGAGGCGACACTGAAGGATCCCGAGTTCGTCGCCGACGCGAAGAAATCCAAGCTCAACATGGATCCGGTCTCGGCCGAGGACATCGAGAAGGACATCGCCGGCCTGTTCAAGCTCGATGCCGCGACGGTGGCCAAGCTGAAGGAAATCCTCTACAACTGA